From one Candidatus Hydrogenedentota bacterium genomic stretch:
- a CDS encoding MmgE/PrpD family protein: MKSFEVRVYPSKEELPKREQLASRLADVAVQRPEVDPEAREMVINRFIDNAAVAIAAINRSPVSNARSQALSHPRRGGAAVFGMPVEQTFDAEWAAWANGTAVRELDMHDTFLAADYSHPGDNIPPILAVAQQCGRAQGLSGVDLVRGVLAAYEVQISLVKSICLHAHKKDHIAHLCPAQVVGIGALLGLDHDVVCQAVQQAVHVSFTTRQSRKGEISSWKAYAPAHAGKLAIEAVDRAMRGEKSPSPIYEGEDSVIAYMLDGAEATYAISLPEPGEPHRSILESYTKQHSAEYQSQALIDLAFNMRDKVTDFDNIEEIVIHTSHHTHYVIGTGANDPQKMDPKASRETLDHSIMYIFAVALQDGAWHHVASYSPERASRPDTVQLWHKIRTVEDQEWTRRYHSSDPQEKAFGGRVEIRFKDGSSIQDEMAVANAHSLGAKPWTRPDYIRKFETLTKGIITQEESERFLGVVQNIVELEANDLLQLNVQLPFDALKCNKRDNRGLF, encoded by the coding sequence ATGAAGTCGTTTGAAGTCAGAGTTTACCCGTCCAAGGAGGAACTGCCGAAACGGGAGCAGCTCGCTTCGCGCCTCGCCGATGTGGCCGTGCAGCGACCGGAGGTGGATCCGGAGGCGCGGGAGATGGTGATCAACCGCTTCATCGATAATGCGGCGGTGGCCATCGCGGCCATAAACCGCAGTCCGGTATCCAATGCCCGAAGCCAGGCCCTGTCCCACCCGCGTCGTGGTGGCGCGGCGGTATTCGGCATGCCGGTCGAGCAGACTTTCGACGCCGAGTGGGCCGCCTGGGCGAACGGGACGGCGGTGCGCGAACTGGACATGCATGATACGTTTCTGGCGGCGGACTATTCTCACCCGGGCGACAACATCCCCCCGATCCTGGCGGTGGCGCAGCAATGCGGTCGTGCCCAGGGGCTGAGCGGTGTGGATCTGGTGCGGGGCGTTCTGGCGGCCTACGAAGTCCAGATCAGCCTCGTTAAGTCGATTTGTCTACATGCCCATAAGAAGGATCACATCGCCCACCTTTGTCCCGCTCAGGTGGTCGGGATTGGTGCGCTCCTCGGTCTCGATCACGACGTGGTCTGTCAGGCGGTGCAGCAGGCGGTCCATGTGTCCTTTACGACGCGCCAGTCGCGGAAGGGCGAGATTTCGAGCTGGAAGGCCTATGCCCCGGCCCACGCCGGAAAGCTGGCGATCGAAGCGGTGGATCGGGCCATGCGGGGAGAGAAGAGCCCTTCGCCGATTTACGAAGGCGAAGACAGCGTTATCGCCTATATGCTTGACGGGGCGGAAGCCACCTATGCCATTTCCCTGCCCGAACCCGGTGAACCACATCGTTCTATTCTTGAGTCGTATACGAAGCAGCACTCGGCCGAATACCAGAGCCAGGCGCTCATCGATCTGGCCTTCAACATGCGCGACAAGGTGACCGATTTCGACAACATTGAAGAGATCGTGATCCATACAAGCCATCATACCCATTACGTCATCGGGACCGGCGCGAATGACCCGCAGAAGATGGACCCGAAGGCCAGTCGCGAAACGCTGGATCACAGTATCATGTACATTTTCGCCGTGGCGCTTCAGGACGGGGCCTGGCACCATGTGGCGAGTTATTCGCCGGAGCGGGCGTCGCGACCAGATACGGTTCAACTGTGGCACAAGATTCGCACGGTGGAAGATCAGGAGTGGACGCGGCGCTATCATTCGTCCGACCCCCAGGAAAAGGCCTTTGGGGGGCGGGTGGAGATTCGCTTTAAGGACGGGTCGAGCATTCAGGACGAGATGGCCGTCGCCAATGCCCACTCTCTGGGGGCGAAGCCGTGGACCCGGCCGGACTACATTCGAAAGTTCGAGACGTTGACCAAGGGCATTATCACGCAGGAAGAGAGCGAGCGCTTTCTGGGGGTGGTTCAGAATATCGTCGAGCTTGAGGCCAATGATTTGCTGCAACTCAACGTGCAGTTGCCCTTTGATGCGTTGAAGTGCAACAAGCGGGACAACCGGGGATTGTTTTGA